The Desulfofalx alkaliphila DSM 12257 genome contains a region encoding:
- the prfB gene encoding peptide chain release factor 2 (programmed frameshift): MYPELKRDINSLQNRIADLRVSLDIDGKAAQVEKLEQQMMAPGFWDDQDKAQKVSQKLSHLKDQLSSFKHLQQQADDLIVLLELGEEEDDAEVVKEARREYSRLLKEVEKTELEVLLSGDYDRGDAIIALHAGAGGTEAQDWVEMLLRMYTRWAENHNYRVTVLDLLPGDEAGVKSATVEISGPNAFGYLRSEKGVHRLVRISPFDTGGRRHTSFASVDVMPQADDDVDIEIKDDEIKIDTFRAGGAGGQHVNKTDSAVRITHLPTGIVVSCQNERSQLTNRNAAMKMLRAKLLDLEMQRREQQLAEMRNDHQEIAWGSQIRSYVFHPYSLVKDHRTNVETGNVEQVMNGYIDPFITAFLKERAKGAQEK; encoded by the exons ATGTACCCTGAACTTAAACGTGATATTAATTCCTTACAAAATCGCATTGCGGATTTGAGGGTTTCCCTT GACATCGATGGCAAGGCTGCCCAAGTAGAAAAACTGGAGCAGCAAATGATGGCCCCCGGTTTTTGGGACGACCAGGACAAGGCCCAAAAGGTAAGCCAAAAGCTGTCCCACTTAAAGGACCAATTATCTTCCTTTAAGCACTTGCAGCAGCAGGCCGATGACTTAATTGTGCTGCTGGAACTGGGTGAGGAAGAGGACGACGCCGAGGTGGTAAAGGAAGCCCGGCGGGAATACAGCCGGCTGTTAAAAGAGGTGGAAAAGACCGAGCTGGAGGTGCTGCTGTCCGGCGATTACGACCGGGGTGATGCCATTATTGCCCTGCACGCCGGGGCCGGGGGCACCGAAGCCCAAGACTGGGTTGAAATGCTGCTGCGCATGTATACCCGCTGGGCGGAAAATCACAACTACCGGGTGACCGTTTTAGACCTGCTGCCCGGAGACGAGGCCGGGGTGAAAAGCGCCACGGTGGAAATCAGCGGCCCCAATGCCTTTGGCTATTTGCGCTCGGAAAAGGGTGTGCACCGTTTGGTGCGCATTTCCCCCTTTGATACCGGCGGACGGAGACACACCTCCTTTGCCTCGGTGGATGTGATGCCCCAGGCCGATGATGATGTGGATATTGAAATTAAAGACGATGAAATAAAAATAGACACCTTCCGTGCCGGGGGTGCCGGCGGACAGCACGTCAATAAGACCGATTCTGCGGTGCGCATCACCCACCTGCCCACCGGCATTGTGGTTAGTTGTCAGAATGAGCGCTCACAGCTGACCAACCGCAATGCGGCCATGAAAATGCTAAGGGCGAAGCTGCTGGATTTGGAAATGCAAAGGCGGGAACAGCAGCTGGCTGAAATGAGAAACGACCACCAGGAAATAGCCTGGGGCAGCCAAATCCGTTCTTATGTATTTCACCCCTACAGCCTGGTAAAGGATCACCGTACCAATGTGGAAACGGGCAATGTGGAGCAGGTGATGAACGGTTATATTGATCCTTTTATCACCGCCTTTTTAAAGGAAAGGGCCAAAGGGGCCCAGGAAAAGTAG
- a CDS encoding transketolase: MEVKKMTVQLEDKAKAIRRHIVTMLGEAGSGHPGGSLSAADLVAALYFKVMRVDPEDPQNPDRDRFVLSKGHGAPVLYAALAERGFFPVEDLKTLRKLGSKLQGHPDMRKVPGVDMSTGSLGQGLSVANGMALAGKLDKKDFRVYVLLGDGEIQEGQIWEAAMAAAHYKLDNLTAFLDHNKMQIDGNIEEVMSPEPVADKWRAFGWHVIEIDGHNMEQILNAIEEAKKTAGKPTIIVAKTVKGKGVSFMEDQVGWHGKAPSPEQVEEALKELA, encoded by the coding sequence ATGGAGGTTAAAAAAATGACGGTGCAGTTAGAGGATAAGGCAAAGGCAATACGCCGGCATATTGTTACCATGCTGGGAGAAGCCGGTTCGGGCCACCCCGGGGGGTCGCTCTCGGCAGCGGACCTTGTTGCTGCGTTGTACTTTAAGGTGATGAGGGTGGACCCGGAAGATCCGCAAAACCCCGACCGGGACAGATTTGTGTTAAGTAAGGGGCACGGGGCTCCGGTGCTTTATGCCGCCCTGGCAGAGCGGGGTTTTTTTCCTGTGGAAGACCTAAAGACGCTGCGCAAGCTGGGCAGCAAGCTGCAGGGCCACCCGGATATGAGGAAGGTGCCCGGTGTGGATATGTCCACCGGCTCATTGGGCCAAGGCCTGTCTGTGGCCAACGGAATGGCCCTGGCCGGCAAATTGGATAAAAAGGATTTTCGGGTCTATGTGTTACTGGGTGACGGCGAAATACAGGAAGGCCAAATTTGGGAGGCGGCCATGGCCGCGGCCCACTATAAGTTGGACAACCTTACCGCCTTTTTGGATCACAATAAAATGCAAATTGACGGCAACATTGAAGAAGTAATGTCTCCGGAGCCGGTGGCAGACAAATGGCGGGCCTTTGGCTGGCATGTAATAGAAATTGACGGCCACAACATGGAGCAAATATTAAATGCCATTGAAGAGGCGAAAAAGACCGCCGGCAAGCCCACCATCATTGTGGCCAAAACGGTAAAGGGCAAGGGCGTTTCTTTTATGGAAGACCAGGTGGGTTGGCACGGCAAAGCCCCCAGCCCGGAGCAGGTGGAAGAGGCCTTAAAGGAACTGGCCTAG
- the secA gene encoding preprotein translocase subunit SecA gives MLKFLKSLFDDNAREVKKLDRVVEDVNSFEPKIEKLSDPELQAKTAEFKNRLASGETLDDILPEAFAVVREASKRVLGMRHYDVQIMGGVVLHQGRIAEMKTGEGKTLVATLPVYLNALSGKGVHVVTVNDYLARRDSEWMGQIYRFLGLSVGLVVHGLDWDTRRNSYLCDITYGTNNEFGFDYLRDNMALHPKQLVQRELNYAIVDEVDSILIDEARTPLIISGQSDKPTDLYYRMAQLVPKLKRDADFSVDEKANSVVLTEEGVTKVEKMLGLENLYDDVHMELNHHLNQALKAHALMKRDRDYVIRDGQVVIVDEFTGRLMFGRRYSDGLHQAIEAKEGVKIERESQTLATITFQNYFRMYKKIAGMTGTALTEEEEFRKIYGLDVVVIPTNKPMIRKDLPDVVYKSQESKYRAVVEKIAERHQTGQPVLVGTISIEVSELLSQMLKKRGIKHQVLNAKHHDQEAEIVAQAGRLGAVTIATNMAGRGTDIILGGNPEFLAQAEMRKNGIDIESGDLTVEPEHREMYRQLIKKYKEQTDKEHQKVVELGGLYVIGTERHDSRRIDNQLRGRAGRQGDPGTSQFYVSLEDDLLRLFGSDNIAGLMEKLGLEEDTPIEHNMVSRSIETAQKRVESRNFSIRKHVLQFDDVMNQQREIMYDQRRRVLTGENMKENVKEMIARTVQNSVDTFCPEGVYPEEWDREGLLNHADQLYLPNHDIKLSDIDDMEIERRQLVDMLTQKSLEAYEKREEELGAETLREIERMVLLRMVDEKWMDHLDAMDQLREGIGLRGYGQRDPVTEYKFEGYEMFQNMVDSIQEGVVRYIFRVDVVKRPEPEQQQRKTVENKYQEEAPARPVRREPKVGRNEPCPCGSGKKYKKCCANKD, from the coding sequence ATGCTAAAATTTTTGAAATCGCTGTTTGACGACAACGCCCGGGAGGTAAAAAAATTAGACCGGGTGGTTGAGGATGTAAACAGCTTTGAGCCCAAGATAGAAAAATTATCTGACCCTGAATTACAGGCCAAAACTGCGGAGTTTAAAAACCGCTTGGCCTCAGGGGAAACCCTGGATGATATTTTGCCCGAGGCCTTTGCGGTGGTGCGGGAGGCATCGAAACGGGTGCTGGGCATGCGCCATTACGATGTGCAAATTATGGGCGGTGTGGTGTTGCACCAGGGGCGCATTGCCGAGATGAAGACCGGGGAAGGTAAAACGCTGGTGGCAACCCTGCCGGTCTACTTGAACGCCCTTAGCGGTAAGGGTGTGCATGTGGTGACGGTAAACGATTACCTGGCCCGCCGGGACAGTGAGTGGATGGGGCAGATATACCGTTTCTTAGGCTTGTCTGTGGGCCTGGTGGTACACGGCTTGGACTGGGATACCCGGCGCAACTCTTACCTTTGTGATATAACTTACGGCACCAACAACGAGTTTGGCTTTGATTATTTAAGGGATAACATGGCGCTGCATCCCAAGCAATTGGTGCAGCGGGAACTAAATTATGCCATTGTGGACGAGGTGGACAGTATTTTAATTGACGAGGCCAGAACACCCTTAATTATTTCCGGCCAGTCTGACAAGCCCACCGACCTCTACTATCGGATGGCCCAGTTGGTGCCCAAGCTGAAAAGGGATGCAGATTTCAGCGTGGATGAAAAGGCCAATTCCGTCGTCCTCACCGAAGAGGGTGTGACCAAGGTGGAAAAAATGCTGGGCCTGGAAAACCTGTATGATGATGTGCATATGGAGTTAAACCACCATTTGAACCAGGCTCTAAAGGCCCACGCCTTAATGAAGAGGGACCGGGATTATGTGATAAGGGACGGCCAAGTGGTGATAGTGGATGAGTTCACCGGCCGTTTGATGTTTGGCCGCCGCTACAGCGACGGTTTACACCAGGCCATTGAGGCCAAGGAAGGTGTGAAAATTGAGCGTGAATCCCAAACCCTGGCCACCATCACCTTCCAAAACTATTTTAGAATGTACAAGAAGATTGCCGGCATGACCGGTACGGCGTTAACGGAGGAAGAGGAATTTCGCAAAATTTACGGCCTGGATGTGGTGGTTATCCCCACTAACAAGCCGATGATTAGAAAAGACCTGCCCGATGTGGTGTATAAAAGCCAAGAGTCCAAGTACCGGGCGGTGGTTGAGAAAATAGCGGAGCGGCACCAAACCGGGCAGCCGGTGCTGGTGGGCACCATATCCATTGAAGTATCTGAGCTGCTGTCGCAAATGCTGAAAAAACGGGGCATTAAGCACCAGGTGCTAAATGCTAAACACCATGACCAGGAAGCGGAAATTGTGGCCCAGGCAGGCCGATTGGGTGCGGTGACCATTGCCACCAACATGGCCGGCCGCGGTACCGACATTATTTTAGGCGGTAACCCGGAGTTTCTGGCCCAGGCAGAAATGCGTAAAAATGGTATAGATATTGAGTCGGGAGATTTAACGGTGGAGCCGGAGCACCGGGAAATGTATCGGCAGCTCATTAAGAAATATAAGGAACAAACCGACAAGGAACATCAAAAGGTTGTTGAATTGGGCGGCCTATATGTCATTGGCACCGAGCGCCACGACAGCCGCCGCATTGACAACCAGCTGCGCGGCCGTGCCGGACGCCAAGGGGACCCCGGCACCAGTCAGTTTTATGTATCCCTGGAAGATGACCTGCTAAGACTGTTCGGCTCTGACAACATTGCCGGTTTAATGGAGAAGTTAGGCCTAGAGGAAGACACCCCCATTGAACACAATATGGTGAGCAGGTCCATAGAAACTGCCCAAAAGCGGGTGGAAAGCCGTAACTTTAGCATCCGTAAACACGTGCTTCAGTTTGACGACGTGATGAACCAGCAGCGGGAGATAATGTATGATCAGCGGCGCCGGGTACTCACCGGGGAAAACATGAAGGAAAACGTGAAAGAAATGATTGCCCGCACGGTACAAAATTCGGTGGATACCTTCTGCCCCGAGGGGGTTTACCCCGAAGAGTGGGATAGGGAAGGACTGCTGAATCACGCCGACCAGTTATACCTGCCTAACCATGACATTAAGTTAAGCGATATAGATGACATGGAAATAGAGCGCCGGCAGCTGGTGGATATGTTGACCCAAAAGAGCTTGGAAGCCTATGAAAAGCGGGAAGAGGAACTGGGTGCCGAAACACTGCGGGAAATTGAGCGGATGGTATTGCTGCGCATGGTGGACGAAAAGTGGATGGATCACCTGGATGCCATGGATCAACTGCGGGAGGGCATTGGCCTAAGGGGCTACGGCCAGCGTGACCCCGTCACCGAGTATAAGTTTGAAGGCTATGAAATGTTCCAAAACATGGTTGACAGCATCCAAGAGGGCGTGGTGCGCTATATCTTTAGGGTGGATGTGGTTAAAAGGCCGGAGCCGGAACAGCAGCAGCGCAAAACGGTAGAAAACAAGTACCAGGAAGAAGCCCCCGCCCGACCGGTGCGCCGTGAGCCCAAGGTGGGCAGAAACGAACCCTGTCCCTGCGGCAGCGGTAAGAAATATAAGAAGTGCTGTGCCAACAAGGATTAA
- a CDS encoding YitT family protein: protein MLRAISGYIGVLTGVIILTLGLNLFLVPNKIASGGVSGIAIILHHLVKAPVGVAMLAMNLPLFIFGVIRLGRHTGYRTLFGTVALAVLVDASAPFLPVPTENLLLASIYGGLLVGLGIGLVFRNKGTTGGTDLAAAILRSYTGRNIGQLVFMLDALVVLSAGLAFRSWELPLYALITLFIVARVIDLVQEGFSYAKAFIIITNQPQAMADTILKEMGRGATAWPARGMFMGSNRQVLLSVVHRSEVSKFKEIVHRADHRAFMILADVHEVIGEGFSKMTVK from the coding sequence ATGCTTAGGGCTATCAGTGGTTACATAGGAGTGTTGACCGGGGTAATAATATTAACGCTGGGCTTAAATTTATTTCTGGTACCCAATAAAATTGCATCGGGCGGCGTAAGCGGCATTGCCATTATACTGCATCATTTAGTGAAGGCGCCGGTTGGTGTAGCCATGCTGGCAATGAACCTGCCCTTATTCATTTTTGGTGTCATTCGGCTGGGCAGGCACACCGGTTATCGCACCTTGTTTGGAACGGTGGCGCTGGCAGTGCTGGTTGACGCATCGGCCCCCTTTTTACCGGTGCCCACTGAAAATTTGCTCTTGGCCAGCATTTATGGCGGCCTCCTGGTGGGATTGGGAATAGGTCTGGTGTTTCGCAATAAAGGCACCACCGGGGGCACCGATTTGGCGGCGGCAATTTTGCGCTCCTATACCGGCCGTAATATTGGCCAGCTGGTTTTTATGTTGGATGCCCTGGTGGTGCTCAGTGCCGGCCTTGCATTCCGATCTTGGGAGCTGCCCTTGTACGCCCTGATCACGCTTTTTATTGTGGCCCGGGTGATAGACCTGGTGCAAGAGGGTTTTTCTTATGCCAAAGCATTTATAATTATCACCAATCAACCGCAGGCCATGGCCGATACCATTTTAAAAGAAATGGGCCGGGGTGCCACCGCCTGGCCGGCCAGGGGAATGTTCATGGGCAGTAACCGCCAGGTGCTCTTGTCGGTGGTACACCGCAGTGAGGTTTCTAAATTTAAAGAAATTGTTCATCGGGCCGATCACCGGGCCTTTATGATATTAGCGGATGTGCATGAAGTAATCGGTGAAGGATTTAGTAAAATGACGGTAAAATAA
- a CDS encoding MFS transporter produces the protein MEANSFSGSNKNWLRQIILFLASQNISLFGSSVVSFAIIWHITLETSSGTWVMLFTISALLPQVLVSLWGGVWADRHNRKYLIMLSDGFIALATLGLAIAFWAGYQRLEMLLAVSFVRSIAAGVQAPAVSALFPQLVPVDKLTKVQGVNQTLNSVLLLLSPAVGGVVLGSLGIVWAFMVDVVTASLAISVLSFIRVEKVGTEGETASVFTELKQGIAYTFSDRLLKSILICFGVSFFLITPAAVLTPLFVERTFGSDVWRLTANEIAWTLGTLIGGVFVSVKGEFKDKIRTLALGLMAFGILFALLGLAGNFAFYLMVMGTAGFFMPTVATVLTVMIQERVEAAMMGRVFSLVHIVTGSAMPVAILFFGPLADMVPISYILLVSGVLLALTGVLYQRMGKKLRAEFAP, from the coding sequence ATGGAAGCAAATTCATTCAGCGGCAGTAATAAAAATTGGTTGAGACAGATTATCTTATTTCTCGCAAGCCAGAATATATCCCTTTTTGGCTCTTCTGTGGTGAGTTTTGCCATCATTTGGCACATTACCTTAGAGACCTCCTCAGGCACCTGGGTCATGCTTTTCACCATCAGTGCCTTGCTGCCTCAGGTGCTGGTATCCCTATGGGGAGGAGTCTGGGCGGATCGGCACAATCGAAAATACCTGATCATGCTGTCTGACGGTTTTATCGCCTTAGCTACCTTGGGCTTAGCCATTGCATTTTGGGCGGGCTATCAAAGGCTGGAAATGCTTTTGGCTGTTTCTTTTGTTCGCTCAATTGCGGCGGGGGTTCAGGCTCCTGCCGTCAGTGCCTTGTTTCCTCAGCTTGTGCCGGTGGACAAGCTGACCAAGGTACAAGGTGTTAATCAAACCTTGAATTCGGTATTGCTGCTGCTGTCCCCGGCGGTGGGAGGAGTGGTGCTGGGTTCCCTGGGTATTGTTTGGGCCTTTATGGTGGATGTGGTTACCGCTTCCTTGGCCATCTCGGTGTTAAGTTTTATCCGGGTAGAAAAGGTAGGGACGGAAGGGGAAACCGCTTCTGTCTTTACGGAGCTGAAGCAGGGTATTGCCTATACTTTTAGCGACAGGCTTTTGAAATCCATATTAATTTGTTTTGGGGTTTCTTTCTTCCTGATCACTCCGGCGGCAGTCTTAACACCTTTATTTGTGGAACGGACCTTTGGCAGCGATGTGTGGCGGCTGACAGCCAATGAAATAGCCTGGACTTTGGGTACTTTAATTGGAGGGGTTTTTGTCTCCGTCAAAGGGGAATTTAAGGATAAAATCCGAACCCTAGCCCTTGGTCTAATGGCCTTTGGTATTTTATTTGCCCTGTTAGGACTGGCCGGCAACTTTGCTTTTTATTTAATGGTGATGGGAACAGCGGGTTTTTTCATGCCCACGGTGGCCACCGTACTGACGGTGATGATTCAGGAAAGGGTAGAGGCGGCCATGATGGGGCGGGTCTTCTCTCTCGTTCACATTGTTACCGGCTCCGCCATGCCGGTAGCCATTTTATTCTTCGGTCCCCTGGCGGATATGGTACCTATCAGCTATATTTTGCTGGTATCAGGGGTCTTGCTGGCCTTGACGGGTGTTTTGTATCAAAGGATGGGCAAAAAATTAAGAGCAGAATTTGCGCCATAG
- the metK gene encoding methionine adenosyltransferase, whose translation MAKTLFTSESVTEGHPDKVADQISDAILDNILAKDPQARVACETFVTTGLVVVGGEITTDCYVDIPKVVRNTLLEIGYTRAKFGFDGDTCAVLTAIDEQSPDIALGVNRALEVRDEAAEEELNRIGAGDQGMMFGFATNETPEMMPMAISLAHKMSRRLAEVRKSGEVDYLRPDGKTQVTVEYDDGKPVRVNTVVVSSQHHPDVDQQTIREDLINKVILPVLPKELVDDKVRYLINPTGKFVVGGPHGDAGLTGRKIIVDTYGGYARHGGGAFSGKDPTKVDRSATYAARYVAKNIVAAGLADKCEIQLAYAIGVAKPVSIMVDTFGTGKVSEQRLVELVQKHFDLRPAAIIRDLDLRRPIYRQVAAYGHFGRDDLNLPWERTDKAKALRAEVL comes from the coding sequence TTGGCAAAGACACTGTTTACATCTGAATCAGTTACCGAGGGCCACCCCGATAAGGTGGCCGACCAGATATCAGATGCCATCCTGGATAATATTTTAGCCAAAGACCCCCAGGCCAGGGTTGCCTGTGAAACCTTTGTCACCACCGGCCTGGTGGTGGTGGGTGGGGAGATTACTACCGACTGCTATGTGGACATCCCCAAGGTGGTAAGAAACACACTGCTGGAGATTGGTTATACCCGGGCCAAGTTTGGTTTTGACGGTGACACCTGTGCGGTGCTCACTGCCATTGATGAGCAGTCTCCGGATATTGCCCTGGGTGTAAACCGTGCCTTGGAGGTGCGGGATGAAGCCGCCGAGGAGGAGTTAAACAGAATCGGTGCCGGCGACCAGGGGATGATGTTTGGTTTTGCCACCAACGAAACCCCGGAAATGATGCCCATGGCCATTTCGCTGGCCCACAAGATGTCCCGCCGCCTGGCCGAGGTGCGTAAAAGCGGGGAAGTGGATTACCTGCGGCCCGACGGAAAAACCCAGGTTACTGTGGAGTATGATGACGGCAAACCGGTAAGGGTAAACACTGTGGTGGTTTCCAGCCAGCACCATCCCGATGTTGACCAACAAACCATCAGGGAAGACCTAATCAATAAGGTGATTCTGCCGGTGCTGCCAAAGGAACTGGTGGACGACAAGGTGCGCTATTTAATCAACCCCACCGGCAAGTTTGTGGTGGGTGGCCCCCATGGGGATGCCGGACTGACAGGCCGGAAAATTATTGTGGATACATACGGCGGTTACGCCCGCCACGGCGGTGGTGCTTTCTCCGGCAAAGACCCCACCAAGGTAGACCGCTCGGCAACCTATGCTGCCCGCTATGTGGCGAAAAACATTGTGGCTGCCGGCCTGGCAGATAAATGTGAAATTCAGCTGGCCTATGCCATCGGCGTGGCAAAGCCGGTATCTATTATGGTGGATACCTTTGGCACCGGCAAGGTAAGTGAACAGCGGCTGGTGGAACTGGTGCAAAAGCACTTTGATTTGCGCCCGGCGGCCATCATCAGGGACTTGGATCTGCGCCGGCCAATTTACCGTCAGGTGGCGGCCTACGGCCATTTTGGCAGGGATGACTTAAATCTGCCCTGGGAGCGCACCGATAAGGCAAAGGCCCTGCGGGCTGAGGTGCTGTAG
- a CDS encoding cold shock domain-containing protein, whose amino-acid sequence MLGKVKWFNSEKGYGFIEREDGGDVFVHFSAIQEEGFKSLTEGQEVEFEIVEGARGPQAANVVKI is encoded by the coding sequence GTGTTAGGTAAGGTTAAATGGTTTAATTCGGAGAAGGGTTATGGTTTTATCGAGCGGGAAGACGGCGGCGATGTTTTTGTACACTTCTCCGCAATCCAAGAAGAAGGCTTTAAGAGCCTAACTGAAGGCCAAGAGGTTGAGTTTGAAATTGTTGAGGGTGCCCGTGGCCCACAGGCTGCTAATGTGGTAAAAATATAA
- a CDS encoding ComF family protein: MKQYLEAFLNLIFPPPQECPLCGGFSPGEKVCPACEAWLALQQKGKYCCRCGRPVAGEALCGDCMERDWPFELARSVGPYSGPLREGVHRFKYGGRRRLALPLGALMARRVMKHPTYRQAGLVVPVPMTPARLRRRGYNQALLLARSVSAELGIGVEEVLKKTADTVPQTVLRRSEREQNLRGAFVLQNNPSLWGKTVLLIDDIITTGSTASAAAAVLRQGGAKKVLVLTLAATPKSSKKLRISDKNHAN; the protein is encoded by the coding sequence GTGAAGCAGTACCTGGAAGCCTTTCTCAACTTAATCTTCCCGCCGCCCCAGGAGTGCCCCCTGTGCGGCGGTTTTTCTCCGGGGGAAAAAGTTTGCCCTGCCTGTGAGGCCTGGCTTGCCCTGCAGCAAAAGGGGAAATACTGCTGCCGCTGTGGGCGGCCGGTGGCCGGGGAGGCCCTCTGCGGCGACTGTATGGAGCGGGACTGGCCCTTTGAGCTGGCCCGGTCGGTGGGGCCCTACAGCGGCCCCCTTAGGGAAGGGGTGCACCGGTTTAAATACGGGGGCCGCCGGCGCTTGGCCCTGCCCTTGGGCGCCCTGATGGCCCGGCGGGTGATGAAGCACCCCACTTACCGGCAGGCCGGTCTAGTGGTGCCGGTGCCCATGACCCCTGCCAGGCTGCGGCGGCGGGGGTACAACCAGGCACTGCTGCTGGCCCGGTCGGTGTCGGCGGAGCTGGGCATAGGGGTGGAAGAGGTGCTGAAAAAAACTGCGGATACAGTACCGCAAACGGTTTTAAGGCGGTCAGAAAGGGAGCAAAATTTGCGCGGTGCCTTTGTTTTACAAAATAACCCTAGCCTGTGGGGAAAGACGGTGCTGTTAATTGACGATATTATAACCACAGGGAGCACAGCTTCTGCAGCGGCTGCGGTCTTGCGACAGGGCGGTGCCAAAAAGGTGCTGGTACTAACCTTAGCTGCCACACCAAAATCTTCCAAAAAACTACGGATTAGCGACAAAAACCATGCCAACTAA
- the hpf gene encoding ribosome hibernation-promoting factor, HPF/YfiA family, with the protein MKVNVRGKNIEVTPALREYVEKRIGKLEKFLEGVEEAQVKLVVEKENHKVEVTIPIQGMILRGEEATGDMYASTDLVLEKLEKQIEKYKGKLGKRGRNGGDKVVKAPAGEPAEDGPKVVKTKRFAIKPMPVDEAIMQMNLLGHSFFVFSNAETEQVNVVYLRKDGNYGLIEPEFK; encoded by the coding sequence ATGAAGGTAAATGTACGCGGCAAAAACATTGAGGTAACACCGGCACTGCGTGAGTATGTGGAAAAACGCATTGGCAAATTGGAAAAGTTTTTAGAAGGTGTTGAAGAAGCCCAAGTAAAGCTGGTAGTGGAAAAAGAAAATCATAAGGTGGAGGTTACTATACCAATCCAGGGTATGATTTTAAGGGGTGAGGAAGCAACGGGAGATATGTATGCTTCCACCGACCTGGTACTGGAAAAGCTGGAAAAGCAAATTGAAAAGTACAAGGGCAAGTTAGGAAAACGGGGGCGCAATGGCGGCGACAAGGTGGTAAAAGCGCCGGCCGGTGAACCCGCAGAGGACGGCCCCAAGGTGGTTAAGACCAAGCGCTTTGCCATCAAGCCTATGCCCGTTGATGAAGCTATTATGCAGATGAACCTTTTGGGCCACAGCTTCTTTGTTTTTTCTAACGCAGAAACCGAGCAGGTAAATGTGGTCTACCTGCGTAAGGATGGCAACTACGGCTTAATAGAGCCGGAATTCAAATAA
- a CDS encoding GAF domain-containing protein has product MLVHLFPQLNVDLGLELLVMVALVMVAEWLAVSFAHGFVSGGFAVVLAVFIIYGGSAAAYVVGLSALIGGGIANRGNPIRTTLFNAAQYVLAVFGALYLYKLVGGAAADRLDAGNIIPLAVFILAYYVINHLLVYLYHLPKRSSYPLISWVDALRWDAYTYFFTIPVGLLMVLLYAETGFIGSVLLFIPVIAGQFILRLYIDLEFATRELKVLQHVSSRLAGSDPDELMDIILRESRRIVDYHTGVFYLLRQNRGYYQPVVIKSPYANEIGQMPVYPGEGFVGRVIENARPVLVEDTRQQPHLRQEPGLTRVMRSLLAVPLVSSSGVVGVIVLGSRRPKSFDRHHLHTLTIMAGQAAVAVTNAILSNRLKLFFGPNK; this is encoded by the coding sequence GTGCTGGTGCATCTGTTCCCCCAATTAAATGTTGACCTGGGCCTCGAATTGCTGGTCATGGTGGCCCTGGTCATGGTGGCCGAATGGCTGGCGGTCTCCTTTGCCCACGGCTTTGTTTCCGGCGGATTTGCCGTGGTGCTGGCTGTTTTTATCATCTATGGCGGTTCGGCGGCGGCCTATGTGGTGGGGCTGTCGGCATTAATAGGGGGCGGCATTGCCAACCGGGGCAACCCCATTCGCACCACGCTTTTTAACGCTGCCCAATATGTCTTGGCCGTTTTCGGCGCCTTATATTTATATAAGCTTGTGGGCGGGGCGGCAGCCGACCGCTTGGATGCAGGCAACATTATACCGCTGGCTGTTTTTATTCTTGCTTACTATGTTATTAATCATTTGCTGGTTTACTTATATCACTTGCCCAAGCGCAGTTCTTACCCGCTGATTAGCTGGGTTGATGCCCTGCGCTGGGATGCCTACACTTATTTTTTTACCATTCCGGTGGGGCTCTTAATGGTGCTTTTATATGCTGAAACGGGCTTTATCGGTTCGGTGCTCTTGTTTATACCGGTAATTGCCGGTCAATTTATACTAAGGCTTTATATTGATTTGGAATTTGCCACCAGGGAATTGAAGGTGCTGCAACATGTGTCCAGCCGGCTTGCCGGCTCTGATCCCGATGAGCTGATGGATATTATTTTAAGGGAATCCCGGCGCATAGTGGATTATCATACCGGGGTCTTTTATCTATTGCGTCAAAACAGGGGTTATTATCAGCCGGTGGTGATAAAAAGCCCCTATGCCAATGAGATAGGCCAGATGCCGGTATATCCCGGTGAAGGCTTTGTGGGCAGGGTGATTGAAAATGCCCGGCCGGTGCTGGTGGAGGATACCCGGCAGCAGCCGCACCTGCGCCAGGAGCCGGGTTTAACCCGGGTAATGCGCTCGCTGCTGGCGGTGCCGCTGGTTTCGTCCAGCGGGGTGGTGGGGGTAATTGTCTTGGGCAGCAGGCGGCCCAAAAGCTTTGACCGCCACCATTTGCATACCTTGACCATCATGGCCGGACAAGCCGCCGTGGCGGTAACCAACGCCATCTTGTCAAACAGGTTAAAGTTGTTTTTTGGGCCCAATAAATAG